GTGAGTTTCAAGGTATTTCCTCGGATAGCAGTCTGTCCCATAAGCTTCGGCCCTAAGCTCGACCTCACGGCCGCTCACGAGGTCCTCTATCACATGCCCTCCGCCGTACTCGAAGCCTCGGGTCTCGCTCATAGCCGTAGCCCCTATGTAGGCGTCCACGGCGGCCAGCCCCTTGTAAGCTGGAACGTCGTTAAGCCAGCATCGGTACATCTTCATAGGAGGCTCCGTGTGTCCGAAGTTCAGGAAAGCCCCGCTGCTGCACATGGCGCCGAAGGTGCCGGTCGTGACCACGTCCACCTCTTTAGCCGCCTTCTCCAGACCAGCCTGCTCGACGTAAGACGCGAACTCCTCGGCCGTCATAACCACGGCGTCGCCATGTCTGACCTTCTCGTTTATCTCCTCATAGGTCCTTAGAGACTCCTCACCCCTGACGAACCCCATAGATGGTCTTAAAATTAGATGAATGCAAATTATTTTAACATTTCTCCACGTAAAAATTACCGTTACTCATTCATCTTCTAGAGCTTAGATAACTATTAACTAATAGAACACCTTAGTCTATCACGGTGAACAGGGATTGAGAGGTTTCATGGTTAAAGACCTAGGGCTCGCGGATAAGGGTAGGCTTCAGATAGAGTGGGCTTCCATGAGGATGCAGGTGTTGGCTAAGATCCGCGAGGAATTCAGCCGCGACAGGCCGTTAGAGGGCTATAGGATATCGGCGTGCCTCCACGTGACGAAGGAGACCGCGGTCCTGGTTAAAACCCTCATGGCTGGGGGAGCCGAGGTTGCTTTAGCGTCTTCTAACCCCTTATCTTGCCAAGACGAGGTTGCAGCGGCGTTGGCCGAGGAGGGTGTAAACGTCTACGCGTGGAGGGGTCAGAGCAGGGATGAATACTACGAGTGCATCAGAAAGGCCCTGTCGTACAGGCCTAAGATAGTTTTGGATGACGGGGCCGACCTGATAGTGACGCTCCATGAGGAGGCTAAACAGCTGCTCGACGAGACCATAGGCGGGTGCGAGGAGACGACCACAGGTGTCTTAAGGTTGAAAGCCATGGAAAGGTCGGGGATACTTAGGATCCCGATCATAGCGGTGAACAACGCCCAGACCAAATGGGACTTCGACAACGTCTATGGGACAGGTCAGAGCGTGATAGACGGCATACTCAGGGCCACGAACATACTACTAGCCGGTAGAACCATAGTCGTAGCGGGTTACGGACACTGCGGTAAGGGGATAGCCTACAGGGCCCGAGGTATGGGAGCCCACGTCATAGTGACGGAGGTAGACCCTATAAAGGCTCTGAGGGCTGTTATGGATGGGTTCAGGGTCATGCCTATGGCGGAGGCCGCTAAGGAGGGGGATATCTTCATCACGGCCACGGGTGATGTAGACGTCATAAGGGCGGAGCATATGGTGGTTATGAAGGACGGAGCCGTCATGTGTAACGCAGGACA
This region of Candidatus Bathyarchaeota archaeon genomic DNA includes:
- a CDS encoding adenosylhomocysteinase; amino-acid sequence: MVKDLGLADKGRLQIEWASMRMQVLAKIREEFSRDRPLEGYRISACLHVTKETAVLVKTLMAGGAEVALASSNPLSCQDEVAAALAEEGVNVYAWRGQSRDEYYECIRKALSYRPKIVLDDGADLIVTLHEEAKQLLDETIGGCEETTTGVLRLKAMERSGILRIPIIAVNNAQTKWDFDNVYGTGQSVIDGILRATNILLAGRTIVVAGYGHCGKGIAYRARGMGAHVIVTEVDPIKALRAVMDGFRVMPMAEAAKEGDIFITATGDVDVIRAEHMVVMKDGAVMCNAGHFNVEVSLKDLEELSVSKRKIRDNLEEYRLKDGRRLYLIAEGRLVNLVAAEGHPSEVMDMSFANQALSVRYLVEKGGLLKPSVYDVPLEIDRRVAELKLETMGIKIDKLTERQRRYLESYGVGT